In Ptiloglossa arizonensis isolate GNS036 chromosome 10, iyPtiAriz1_principal, whole genome shotgun sequence, the genomic window GAACTGTAAGAGAACGAAATACAATATGTTTCCTTTCATTTCTCTTTCCCactttctttctgtttttctcGTTTTCACGAATGTTGTTCTTATAGGACGATGTTTTTTTTACACGCGCAAACAAGCACCCGATTGCGGTCGTGTTTTATACATAACGTGTACATTTGTTGTACTTTACGCTTTCGTTTTTAAATAAAGGAATATTGTATCATTTTTTTGTAGAAAACGACACGGCTCGATTTACGACACTTTTTCACTCTCACGAATGTCCACGGTTGTCCCTGTTCCCGAACACGTTAAACCGATACTTTTATCTTTCGCATCTCAACTCCTTTGTCTCCTATTTCTCGAACATTCCAATTGTTACGTTACACCATAATACcgcgtggaaattattcgattcgtttcacGGAATTTTACCACGCGAGCAGAGAATGGACAAAATTTTATGCGGATAAAAGTTTCTCATAacagataaaaaaaattgtcctaTAAACCCAAAAATGGCCTGCAATTCCTCCCGAAGAACATTCGTCTGACGGATTGTTTCAGGTGTTAAATGTAGCGTGTGGATACTAATTTCATCGGAGTAAGATAAATAGCTTTTAGTGCGTTGTTccttaattaaaaattgaaatttgaattatggtacgtaatatttcaaaatgagcacttaaaaaattttaatgtccgatcgtataaacgaataaattgcttatttgaataaaattctgccCATCTCTCGAATCGACGGAAAGGTCAGGTTGAAATTTGTAAACAAGAATTATAATTCCCTCGTATTCGTTCGAGGAAGTAGCCCAAGCTGCCAATCAAACGCGAAATACGGGTGAACAGGAATCAAAAATACGTTCTACGCGAATCAATGTGTAATTAGCGACCGGTAATAAGAACGATgattaatcattttatttctctctcgattCTTTTTCTCGTACCATGTGTTTGTGTTCGCATGGCTCACAATGACCGCATTTCGACCGCTGTCATtggaactgaaaaaaaaaaaagataacaaCGTGCAAGGTCGTTTCAGAACGAAACCGACGAACTCTGTCAGCATATTTGGAAGGTCATTCTAAATATAAAGTGTTACACTGTTTTTCCCGAGAAACTGCAAGGACTTGATCTATAgaacaaaataagaaaaaaatgttacacaaaGTTTGGCAATAAATGCTTCGTTACAGAGTTACAAACAAATACTGCGCTGACATGTTTTTCCATCATCCGGTGTTGTTACTGATcagtataataaaaaatgattacTTAGTATTTTCAATTCCTCGTTTCAATATCTTATCTTCGACCTCGTACATAAAGCATCGATAATGAATTACCAACTGCTAGTAAGAGTAATGGATTAACTAAGGACATTAGAGGATGATGAAAAATAAACTGCGCAGAGCAGCAGTGTCGCGATGGAAAATGCCtagttatatattttatgagttgcaatatttgttgtttttattatttttgtctatTGATGAAGTTCGTGCATACCCTCGGGGGGGAAAAACCGTATCGCACTGTACGAAATGTTATTGCAACAAATATTGTATCTTACGtgcttaattaatttttacaagaaAATGGACATGCTCGAACTTTTCAGCTACgattaatacaaataatacgCATTATGCAGGCATTGAAGTCACCGAATGGTGTCCATTTAAATACTTGCGCGAGATGCAATGGCGATCCTTTCTCTGGGTTCTAAAAAGGTTCGCAAAGTCATGGCCTCTGGTGGAATTGTACTAGAATTGGCTATTccgaatagaatatttttttccgaTAGCGGTGCACTAGACTCGAATTCGTTAAATCTCGATCTCGACAATGAATCGATAGAGGGTTAAGGGGAGGGAGATGTATAATTCTCAGCGACCTTCAAGGACCAATCGCACAGCCAATTGTACCGTTAATTGTTAACGAGCATCTCGTTGTTGCTCAGACAGTCAATAACGCGTGACTTCCTTGGgaattttcctctttttctttcttctccctTTTTTTTCCATATTAATTAACGACAGTCGATACCGACCGCCTCTAAGTGATCTTCACTAATTCATTTGAACCGGTCTGCATATTGTTTTTCCTCCTACCCACGTCAACGATCACCGTGTTGTTTACATTGTTATTTCAACGTCCGATCGATACAACAACATATTTATACAAACGTATCAATATTAAGTCACGTACACCATCGATGTACAAAAAATGGCCAATTAACGTCTATTATAGTACTTcggaaatttttttccttccacgTTCTCTAGTTGCAGTTACATTTACTTTGTcacttttttgttttgttttttttttgttttttttttaaacaaaattgttaTTCCGAAATTTTGAAATCGAAGCCGGCGTGAGATCGTGTTTGCTACCACGCAGTTCAAACGCAAACGGTTTATTTGAACTCTCCTCGAATTGCAAAACACGCATCGAAGACAAAAAGAACACTCCGAAATGTGTATACATAGTGTAGATACGTGGTAATACTACGTGTTCTTGGAATCGCGTGGCATCGCTCAACAAATTGCATAAACTTCCACATAAACGTCGAAGAGTTCGTTCCATGCTTTTTGGGCACGGCTGACGTTTACGCGcataatttttcttcgtaatGGACAAACGTACAATCCACTAATCgtcacttcttttttttccagggCGGCGTCATTGGCTGGAATCGGATATGGAACACGTAGGAGAAGTTCCAAGCATCCCAATCACTAATTCTGTACCCTCACCCTCGTCAAACGTGTAATATTTACACGTGCAAGTAACATTGAATATCCTCGTAGCTAAATGTTGGAAAGATAACTTCTGGATTGGAAAAAAACGATGCATTGCACCGTGTATAAGGGGAATTTGGAcaacgtcgagtaattttttgcaaatcttcGAAGGCCACCCGAAGGTCATCTTCTCAACTGCGCACAGTACATACGCGTACCTTATTTCAATGGCGCTCCTTTCGTACGTTATCGGCCACTATAGCCGATACTCGgggtaatttaaataattgtactATTACTATTCCATTTCTCCCGAGCGCGcgtaattattaacattttctcgCAGAAAGCTGAACAATTTACAGAAAACCGCGCCAGTTGCGCACGATGACCGGTTGGAGCAGTGACTTGCATAAAATTCGAGAATCGAGACCGAACTCAGGTAGAGAACTCAGGTTTTTTTGCCACAATCTAAACTGGAATTATAAAATACACGAGAAATAATAAGTGCCTAAGTTTTTATTCTCGagaacgtttcttcgtccgCTTCCATGGGTATTCGTAATGGTGGtgcattaattttaaaatgtttcatttaaatGGAACCTAATAAATCAGTTCTATAACTGTCTCGATTCCAAGTCTTGATGGTCGTATTTGCATCTTTCGGCGCTTTAGGTTTCTTTCACAAATACATCGTTGTCCACGGTCCTCTCGAGTAGACTGCGCGTTCCATCGATATTTGGCTCTCTTATCGCGCGGCATTTAAATCTGTCAACGCCTTCATTACCATTAATGATACAATTCTCGATTAAGTTTTTATGTTATttaatgttcctgttgcataattGATAAACGATAAATTATTGAAACAGTGTCCGCAGCGCCATTTTTACATATCAGttaatcttttcttttattatagaaaAGAACATCGTTTCCCTTTTGTTTTCAGGAGGACGTTGTTGCTGAATGAGACACCGAATCGAGTGTAATTTGTATACATGACGTGAGATATCGGGACAAcgtgcgaaaagaaaaaaagtcgtGCTTCTATTCTCGTTTCTGTTACGATCGTAAAAGCACACCCgaaacaaacgtaagtatacgcTATTTGTGACATTCACCTACTTCGAAGCACATTCCTTTAGAAAAGCCTCGTTTGCAATTTTGCATCGATGTTACGCCACATTTAATTATCATCCCAAATCAGCATTAAGCAATCCACGGGCCTgcttttattcgttttcgaaataGAAAAGAACACGGAGAGGGGGCAGCACGATGtagaaatatcgttgctcgtatgttacacgttatctcGCTTTAAATGATTTCGCaaaagttatttatttacgtCTTCGGTTACTTATTAAACGCAGCAGTACCGAATAAAAGAGTTGCATTATCGGTACTATTAAATTGCAAAATTAAGATCGTTACACGGAGCGATAACGTCGAGATAACGTTCATCTGTCATGGAAAATTGACAGCACTGCACGTTTAATGAACTTACACGTACAGTATTTAACACAATGACCGGTGCACATTTCACGTAAAGACTGCTGCCTACCTCCAGGAAGTTTTTTTtcgttgtaaatttgtaaaatcaGACTTTTACCaaagatattaaaatattaccaaTAGCTGCATACTTCTATTGTCGAGGAAAGTTAAATAAGTATCAATTGTATCGAACTTGTACGAACGAAAGAATGAGATCACGTATGCGTGACAATGGCCGACAATCTCTGACTGACTGCGAATGGGGAGAGCGTTTACCTCTCAGAGTGAACAAATACTGCATTATATTATCCACAAAGAAATGTTGGATCTATCGACAAATATCTATCTTTCGAGATCTCGTTGTTAGCTATTCTCGATACATCCGACGTTTCTTTGTTATTACTTTGTCGTGAAAATGGGAAATAACGACGTGATTGCAAGACAACGGGCGAATAAacgaattaaataaaacatGTAAACGGTCGAACGATTGGAAACCGTTTTTGTAGAAAATGTGTCTCGCGATCGCCTTGTACGTACTAACAGCTACTTTCGGAGTACTTTGGCGAATATTTATAGCTTTCGGTATTTTCTTATTAATCATTATCGGAATAACCATTGATTTTTTGTACACGATTTTCCTTATGTTGATGCGCTATGCGAGTGGAGCTAACCGATCTCTATTATCCATCATACAATCGAACCAGAGTTCTGCGAATTTTCATCAAAATGCTGTTAACGTCGATGGAACTTCTTCCGAGTACAGAACGTATTCTCCACACCCAGatttcgaagaaatcgaatcGTATGTTGTTCTTATAGTTATGCTAATTTTTGATTCGGTGACACGATTGTACTTCAATTCTATGAATGTTGCAACAGAGACGGACGGATCCAATAAAAAGCAATGTCTTAAGGTTACACCTACAACTATAAGATTTCGGTTCGAGAGACAAGTTTGGATTTCAATGCCAATTCATCGAGGAGGAGTGAATCGAGTACAAGTTTCCCATCACGTTCAAGGTCTCATCGAATCCGATCCCAGTCAGGTaatcgattttatttaatttaaacgcCAGTTATTTAACCAATGTTTTATCGCTCGATAGATAATTTTGTACACTTCTTCTTTTCGACTTtatgttaaaattaaaaaattttacattaacTAGAAACTGTTCAGTATAACATGGAATAACGAATTAGTAAAATGTACGTACAACGGACAAAGAGAAAGACAACCGTGAGTATATATTCggacaaattttattaataaaaataaaagacgtAATAAAAGTTAATGTAAATATAAGTAATCAAGAGATTCATCTTTTCGACTAATATAAGATTTTGAGAATCTCGCTCGGCTTCGTACACTTACAATCCTACATTTAATTTAATTCTGGACGGAATTTGCAACAAATGGACGGTTGGAGAACGAGAACAGGCAGACAACAGATGCACGGTTAATGTAGATGTGCATCGTATTGAGTCAATATTTAGGTCAGGCTAGCCTTTCTTCTTTTGCATTGAACACGGTGATAGATAACGATGAtgacaattttcatatttaattggCTGGCATCGTCGATACCGCACTATGAGGTGTTGTTGGCCGAGAACCAGCGATGGAGTGAGTGGTAGACGCATTTAACGACTGCATGGTGCCAATCTGAAATTGAAATCCGTCAATTGCTTATGttagaattttcaaaaaagCCTCACGGATAGcgcaaaaaagaaacacaaatcAAGGAGTAGaagtatttctttttcaaatacttTAGGGAATACTTACTCTTAAATGTGCCAAGTCTTCTAATCTTGTAAGATCGCATAATTCCACATATAGAGAGTATACGATTAACCATCCGTAAACAGAAGTGACAATAAATACCACCCACAGAAGACACATCATGATATTATAGGCAAATATCATGTCATTTACTGTACTAAAGAATAAAAATGCAAACAATCTAAAACAAGTGAAAGCTGCGAAACTATACAGCCAaggtaccatttttttttcatgttCCTTTCGCAAAGCAGCTATCAATATTAAAGATGTCGCAAAAACTGCTGCTGCCCCAAGAGTAGAGAATAGGGCAAAAACAACAAGTGCATTACGAACTGAAATAAAACAATGAATCAGAGTTTTGTGTGTCTGTGCGTTCTTTCTTtggttttattatctacatttgataaaatttcataGCTTTACATATTATTCTCACCATGTCGATTACCCACGTAGACAAATTCGTAGGATATTACATAGTAACCATAGTGTGTTGAACCTGGTGCAGCTTGGGAAAGACAGTAAAGGTCAAATATCGAGGTACAAATTGTGAAAATGGCCAAAcactacaaaaatatatatattgattattataaatttgtcAGAATCCAATATATAGTTGATCAATTTAATACTTACAAGTGAATATGCCGCTGTAAGCATAGCGCCCCTTTGAATGTCGAGTACGTAAGCATGTGTCAAAATTGGCTTCTGATACCAGGGTATTTTGACGCTACGTACAGATCGCGAAGATTTTAAATTTGCACTGCTACGTGTGGTAACGTGCGAATATACCGAAGGTGTGCCCATGCTAGGTGATTTTTTTCCGTAATTCATTGTGTTGTTCCGTCAAAAAATTACCACCGTGATATAATTGAACCAATAACcttaattttgtacaatttcttcTGAATTTGTCTTCGATCTTCTTTGAAATTTAATCGTGTTCTTTATCTTTCTACTTCTTCCTGTTTACTCTGTTGTCCCTTCTTTATCATATAAAGAGTTGACAAtattttgaaacgatttttttctTGTGTCGTATACAATAAGGTTAAGCCACAGAATTCGTGTAGAATTATTTCGCACCAAGGTTTGTGCAATCAAcactatttaaaagaaatacacACAAATGTGTTCTACATATAATCACGATTGCATGAGAAAATTTAATCTATTTCTTGAAAATGTAAACATAAAGTCACATTTACACTCACCATTTCAGTGTCGTTGATCACGAGCCGACGCCCGATAGTTTAAATCAGTCGAACCGAGACATGTCGAAAAGAGTCGAATGCATCCGAAGTAAACATAGGAGTGCGTAAGTAGGTGGACTTACAATTAGGTAAACGGATAGACTATATATATAGACTATAATATGTGATAATTTAGTTCGCACGGAATGCAACCGATTACTCGATTTAAACCAGTCGAGTAACACAAccaaggaaaaagaaaacacaaagTGGAAGATATCCGAGG contains:
- the Pasi2 gene encoding protein pasi2 codes for the protein MNYGKKSPSMGTPSVYSHVTTRSSANLKSSRSVRSVKIPWYQKPILTHAYVLDIQRGAMLTAAYSLCLAIFTICTSIFDLYCLSQAAPGSTHYGYYVISYEFVYVGNRHVRNALVVFALFSTLGAAAVFATSLILIAALRKEHEKKMVPWLYSFAAFTCFRLFAFLFFSTVNDMIFAYNIMMCLLWVVFIVTSVYGWLIVYSLYVELCDLTRLEDLAHLRIGTMQSLNASTTHSIAGSRPTTPHSAVSTMPAN
- the LOC143152289 gene encoding uncharacterized protein LOC143152289 isoform X2, producing the protein MRVELTDLYYPSYNRTRVLRIFIKMLLTSMELLPSTERILHTQISKKSNQTDGSNKKQCLKVTPTTIRFRFERQVWISMPIHRGGVNRVQVSHHVQGLIESDPSQKLFSITWNNELVKCTYNGQRERQPVVDHEPTPDSLNQSNRDMSKRVECIRSKHRSA
- the LOC143152289 gene encoding uncharacterized protein LOC143152289 isoform X1, which encodes MRVELTDLYYPSYNRTRVLRIFIKMLLTSMELLPSTERILHTQISKKSNQTDGSNKKQCLKVTPTTIRFRFERQVWISMPIHRGGVNRVQVSHHVQGLIESDPSQKLFSITWNNELVKCTYNGQRERQPVVDHEPTPDSLNQSNRDMSKRVECIRSKHRSASHGMQPITRFKPVE